The Streptomyces aurantiacus genome includes a region encoding these proteins:
- a CDS encoding gamma-aminobutyraldehyde dehydrogenase, with amino-acid sequence MHNPGHRFQAQDHFADGAQYIAGRLTKGTSGRGHTVVDPATGDEVYTYELASTVDVDAAVEAAREAFPGWAGATPGERSDAMHRFAAVLADRAEEFAQAESLQCGKPIKLTREFDVPGTIDNAAFFAGAARHLQGQSAGEYSGDHTSYVRREPIGVVGSIAPWNYPLQMAAWKVLPAIAAGNTIVLKPAELTPLTSLLFAEAATQAGIPDGVVNIVTGAGKDAGEHLVGHPDVAMTSFTGSTAVGKRVAEIATATVTRLHLELGGKAPFVVFDDADLEAAVHGAVAGSLINTGQDCTAATRAYVQRPLYEEFVSRTADLMATVRLGDPFAPDTDLGPLISVAQRDRVAGFVDRARSYARVVTGGEIPRHLGHGAYYRPTLVADAAQDSEIVQAEIFGPVLVVLPFDSDDEGIRLANDTPYGLAASAWSRDVYRANRATREIKAGCVWVNDHIPIISEMPHGGSKASGFGKDMSSYSFEEYTQIKHVMFDNTAVARKDWHRTIFGDR; translated from the coding sequence ATGCACAATCCGGGCCATCGCTTCCAGGCGCAGGACCACTTCGCGGACGGCGCGCAGTACATCGCCGGCCGGCTGACCAAGGGCACGTCCGGCCGCGGCCACACCGTCGTCGACCCCGCCACCGGCGACGAGGTCTACACGTACGAACTGGCCAGCACCGTGGACGTGGACGCGGCCGTGGAGGCGGCGCGGGAGGCGTTTCCCGGCTGGGCCGGGGCCACCCCCGGTGAGCGCTCCGACGCCATGCACCGATTCGCCGCGGTGCTCGCCGACCGTGCCGAGGAGTTCGCGCAGGCGGAGTCCCTCCAGTGCGGCAAGCCGATCAAGCTGACCCGGGAGTTCGACGTCCCGGGCACGATCGACAACGCGGCCTTCTTCGCCGGCGCGGCCCGCCACCTCCAGGGCCAGTCCGCCGGCGAGTACTCCGGCGACCACACCTCGTACGTACGCCGTGAACCCATCGGCGTCGTCGGCTCCATCGCCCCCTGGAACTACCCCCTCCAGATGGCCGCCTGGAAGGTCCTCCCGGCGATCGCCGCGGGCAACACCATCGTCCTGAAGCCCGCCGAGCTCACCCCGCTGACCTCGCTGCTGTTCGCCGAGGCGGCCACCCAGGCGGGCATCCCGGACGGCGTCGTCAACATCGTCACCGGCGCGGGCAAGGACGCGGGCGAGCACCTCGTCGGACACCCCGACGTCGCCATGACCTCCTTCACGGGCTCCACGGCCGTCGGCAAGCGGGTCGCCGAGATCGCCACCGCCACCGTCACACGCCTCCACCTGGAGCTCGGCGGCAAGGCTCCCTTCGTGGTCTTCGACGACGCGGACCTGGAGGCCGCCGTGCACGGCGCGGTCGCGGGCTCGCTCATCAACACCGGCCAGGACTGCACGGCCGCCACGCGCGCGTACGTGCAAAGGCCCCTCTACGAAGAGTTCGTCTCCAGGACGGCCGACCTCATGGCGACCGTCCGGCTCGGCGATCCCTTCGCGCCGGACACCGACCTCGGCCCGCTGATCTCGGTCGCCCAGCGCGACCGCGTCGCCGGGTTCGTCGACCGGGCACGCTCCTACGCGCGCGTGGTCACCGGTGGCGAGATCCCGCGCCACCTCGGGCACGGCGCCTACTACCGCCCCACCCTCGTGGCCGACGCCGCGCAGGACAGCGAGATCGTGCAGGCCGAGATCTTCGGACCGGTTCTGGTGGTGCTGCCCTTCGACAGCGACGACGAGGGCATCCGGCTGGCCAACGACACCCCGTACGGCCTCGCCGCGTCCGCGTGGAGCCGTGACGTGTACCGCGCGAACCGTGCCACACGCGAGATCAAGGCGGGCTGCGTGTGGGTCAACGACCACATCCCGATCATCAGTGAGATGCCGCACGGCGGCTCCAAGGCGTCCGGCTTCGGCAAGGACATGTCCTCGTACTCGTTCGAGGAGTACACGCAGATCAAGCACGTCATGTTCGACAACACCGCGGTGGCCAGGAAGGACTGGCACCGCACGATCTTCGGGGACCGCTAG
- a CDS encoding DUF4190 domain-containing protein codes for MSDDAQTPGAPGEEPRDRPEDAGPGAGVPLDKAPAEPNLWAPPADAGPLPPSVHDRQTVTSFPAAGTPSPPGAGYPAGPPAWTNPSAPAPGATPADPFAPPAAPAQGNPFAPPGAPYPDLPGNPFAPPAGPYPQPHQHAHPAPGSPVPPPPIAPGGPGEVPYGYGYPGYPGYGSQGAAYGMGPGGPGYGWPGMPMMPSNGLGTAGLVLGIIAAVGFCLWPVALACGVLAVIFGAIGRGKARRGEATNPGQALAGIICGAVGMALAVAFVVVFLVMPDESDGGGSETTDDGYSAALTVNG; via the coding sequence ATGTCCGACGACGCGCAGACGCCGGGTGCGCCGGGCGAGGAGCCGCGGGACCGCCCCGAGGATGCCGGTCCGGGGGCGGGGGTTCCGCTGGACAAGGCCCCTGCCGAGCCGAATCTTTGGGCTCCTCCGGCGGACGCGGGCCCGCTCCCGCCCTCGGTCCACGACCGGCAGACGGTCACGTCCTTCCCTGCCGCGGGGACGCCGTCGCCTCCCGGTGCCGGGTACCCCGCGGGTCCGCCGGCCTGGACCAACCCTTCCGCGCCCGCGCCGGGCGCCACCCCCGCCGACCCCTTCGCGCCCCCGGCCGCCCCGGCGCAGGGGAACCCCTTCGCACCTCCGGGCGCTCCGTACCCGGATCTTCCGGGCAACCCGTTCGCGCCCCCGGCCGGCCCCTACCCGCAGCCGCACCAGCACGCCCACCCCGCTCCGGGGTCGCCGGTGCCGCCGCCACCCATCGCGCCGGGAGGGCCGGGCGAGGTGCCCTACGGATACGGCTACCCGGGGTACCCCGGGTACGGCAGCCAGGGCGCCGCCTACGGAATGGGCCCCGGCGGTCCTGGTTACGGCTGGCCCGGGATGCCCATGATGCCCAGCAACGGGCTGGGCACCGCGGGGCTCGTGCTCGGCATCATCGCCGCGGTCGGCTTCTGTCTGTGGCCGGTGGCCCTCGCCTGCGGAGTCCTCGCGGTGATCTTCGGCGCGATCGGCCGGGGCAAGGCGCGCCGCGGGGAGGCCACCAATCCGGGCCAGGCGCTGGCCGGCATCATCTGCGGCGCCGTCGGCATGGCCCTGGCCGTCGCGTTCGTGGTGGTCTTCCTCGTCATGCCCGACGAGTCGGACGGCGGAGGCTCGGAGACGACCGACGACGGGTACAGCGCGGCACTGACCGTCAACGGCTGA
- a CDS encoding RNA polymerase sigma factor, which yields MDGRQWRTTIAAAQAGDRRALDELVEGWLPLVYNIVGRALNGHADVDDVVQETMLRAVGNLGTLRDPDSFRSWLVAIAMRQIRDRARRRTSETLADDAAQEVTDFAELTVLRLQLEGQRREVAEAVRWLDEEDRQLLSLWWLEVAGELSRRELAAAAGISRQHAAVRVQRMKARLEAARGIVRALDSSCPGLRELTARWDERPDSVWRKRLARHIRGCRHCAEPGEAVVPAERLLVGIALVPVPVGLTLSLALGGKTAAAATTAATGIGWSAKAVAALTKPAVAMTAGATLVAGGAYVVTQPEPPPRAAAPPTAPSTASSTARPKVPGRTATPAPSPPAARTRTDLYGTVVDAVDEAPDPNARPGNLPRRPESGLTSTGGPKAVMQHRGDSVTLSGRGYVLVRWQISPKSRPGALVMPAWTGLRGKLFHVASGGGRRMDDTFAPDADGYTSGMGGPAVGHAVLPAGAQQMWQNEYFYVDGTVTLTQNERGCDYGLIVFPSNRDAVTRDVMTGPGQGAIRYGLVRDTGQDTAPTPQYVTRETPADPATVRQRSRVTGERG from the coding sequence GTGGACGGCCGGCAGTGGCGTACGACGATCGCGGCAGCGCAGGCCGGTGACCGGCGCGCGCTCGACGAACTCGTCGAGGGCTGGCTTCCGCTGGTCTACAACATCGTCGGCCGCGCGCTGAACGGCCACGCCGACGTCGACGACGTGGTGCAGGAGACCATGCTGCGCGCCGTCGGCAACCTCGGCACACTGCGCGATCCGGACAGCTTCCGCTCCTGGCTGGTAGCCATCGCCATGCGGCAGATACGCGACCGCGCCAGGCGGCGCACCTCCGAGACGCTCGCCGACGACGCGGCCCAGGAAGTCACCGACTTCGCCGAACTCACCGTCCTGCGCCTTCAGTTGGAGGGACAACGACGTGAGGTCGCGGAAGCGGTGCGCTGGCTCGACGAGGAGGACCGGCAGCTGCTGTCGCTGTGGTGGCTGGAGGTCGCGGGCGAACTGAGCCGACGCGAACTGGCGGCGGCCGCCGGCATCAGCCGCCAGCACGCCGCCGTACGCGTCCAGCGGATGAAGGCCCGGCTGGAGGCGGCGCGCGGCATCGTGCGGGCCCTCGACTCCTCCTGCCCCGGGCTGCGTGAGCTGACCGCCCGCTGGGACGAGCGGCCCGACTCGGTGTGGCGCAAGCGGCTGGCCCGGCACATCCGGGGCTGCCGCCACTGCGCCGAGCCCGGCGAGGCGGTCGTCCCGGCGGAGAGGCTGCTCGTCGGCATCGCACTCGTCCCCGTCCCCGTCGGTCTCACGCTCTCGCTCGCCCTCGGCGGCAAGACGGCGGCCGCCGCCACGACCGCCGCCACCGGCATCGGCTGGTCCGCCAAGGCCGTCGCCGCGCTGACCAAGCCGGCCGTCGCCATGACGGCCGGGGCGACCCTCGTCGCGGGCGGCGCCTACGTCGTCACGCAGCCGGAACCACCGCCGCGGGCCGCCGCGCCCCCCACGGCGCCGAGCACGGCGTCGAGCACCGCACGGCCGAAGGTGCCCGGCCGCACCGCGACACCGGCCCCGTCGCCGCCGGCCGCCCGAACGCGGACGGACCTCTACGGCACGGTCGTCGACGCCGTCGACGAGGCCCCGGACCCGAACGCGCGGCCCGGGAACCTGCCGCGCCGACCCGAGTCCGGACTCACCAGCACCGGCGGCCCCAAGGCCGTGATGCAGCACCGCGGGGACAGTGTGACGCTCAGCGGCCGGGGCTATGTCCTGGTGCGCTGGCAGATCTCGCCGAAGTCGCGGCCGGGCGCCCTGGTCATGCCCGCCTGGACCGGCCTCAGGGGAAAACTGTTCCACGTGGCGTCGGGCGGCGGCCGCCGGATGGACGACACCTTCGCCCCGGACGCCGACGGCTACACCTCCGGCATGGGCGGCCCGGCCGTCGGACACGCCGTCCTGCCGGCCGGCGCCCAGCAGATGTGGCAGAACGAGTACTTCTACGTCGACGGCACCGTCACCCTCACCCAGAACGAGCGGGGCTGCGACTACGGGCTGATCGTCTTCCCGTCGAACCGGGACGCCGTGACCAGGGACGTCATGACCGGCCCCGGCCAAGGCGCCATCCGCTACGGCCTCGTCCGCGACACCGGACAGGACACGGCACCGACCCCTCAGTACGTCACCCGCGAGACGCCGGCCGACCCGGCGACGGTTCGGCAGAGGTCCCGGGTGACCGGCGAACGCGGCTGA
- a CDS encoding ABC transporter ATP-binding protein, producing the protein MITVTTKNDTDTGGDVRLSGISKTYGSFTAVQPLDLTVPQGSFFALLGASGCGKTTTLRMIAGLEEPSSGSVSLGDQDVTNLPPYKRPVNTVFQSYALFPHLDIFENVAFGLRRRGIKSVKKQVGDMLDLVQLGEQARKKPHQLSGGQQQRVAVARALINTPKVLLLDEPLGALDLKLRRQMQLELKRIQTEVGITFVHVTHDQEEAMTMADTVAVMNAGRVEQLGSPADLYENPHTTFVANFLGTSNLIEAEVDSRSGDEIVLKAGGGKLVLPAARCSAPTTTGGKVLVGVRPEKISLTHADAAGEIPAGRNRITGTIADSSFIGVSTQYVIDSPVCPEFEVYAQNIDRDARLVPGAEVVLHWNPAHTFGLDAAQDIDAGIETVEEEAA; encoded by the coding sequence GTGATCACCGTGACCACGAAGAACGACACAGACACCGGTGGCGACGTCCGTCTCTCCGGGATCAGCAAGACCTACGGCTCCTTCACCGCCGTCCAGCCCCTCGACCTGACCGTCCCGCAGGGCTCCTTCTTCGCCCTGCTCGGCGCCTCCGGCTGCGGCAAGACCACCACCCTGCGCATGATCGCCGGCCTGGAGGAACCTTCCTCCGGCTCGGTCTCGCTCGGCGACCAGGACGTCACGAACCTGCCGCCGTACAAGCGGCCCGTGAACACCGTCTTCCAGTCGTACGCCCTCTTCCCGCACCTGGACATCTTCGAGAACGTCGCCTTCGGTCTGCGCCGGCGCGGCATCAAGTCGGTGAAGAAGCAGGTCGGGGACATGCTCGACCTGGTCCAGCTCGGTGAGCAGGCCCGCAAGAAGCCCCACCAGCTCTCCGGCGGCCAGCAGCAGCGCGTGGCCGTCGCCCGCGCGCTGATCAACACCCCCAAGGTGCTCCTCCTCGACGAGCCCCTCGGCGCCCTCGACCTCAAGCTGCGCCGCCAGATGCAGCTGGAGCTCAAGCGCATCCAGACCGAGGTCGGCATCACCTTCGTCCACGTCACGCACGACCAGGAGGAGGCCATGACGATGGCCGACACGGTCGCCGTGATGAACGCGGGCCGCGTCGAACAGCTCGGCTCGCCCGCCGACCTCTACGAGAACCCGCACACCACGTTCGTCGCCAACTTCCTCGGCACCTCCAACCTCATCGAGGCCGAGGTCGACAGCAGGAGCGGCGACGAGATCGTCCTCAAGGCGGGCGGCGGCAAGCTCGTCCTGCCCGCGGCCCGGTGTTCCGCGCCCACGACGACCGGCGGCAAGGTCCTGGTGGGCGTACGTCCCGAGAAGATCTCGCTCACGCACGCCGACGCCGCGGGCGAGATCCCGGCGGGCCGCAACCGCATCACCGGCACGATCGCCGACTCCAGCTTCATCGGAGTCTCCACGCAGTACGTCATCGACAGCCCGGTCTGCCCGGAGTTCGAGGTCTACGCCCAGAACATCGACCGCGACGCACGGCTCGTGCCCGGCGCCGAGGTGGTCCTGCACTGGAACCCCGCGCACACCTTCGGTCTGGACGCCGCTCAGGACATCGACGCCGGTATCGAAACGGTCGAGGAAGAGGCGGCCTGA
- a CDS encoding polyamine ABC transporter substrate-binding protein, whose amino-acid sequence MEQYEPDRLSPARPAAVRRSLGNGRASLTRRSLLRASTGGALALGGLGTLSACGIPAAKNTAGVSSEDHSAKEKRISFSNWTEYMDVDDSEKRHPTLDAFTERTGISVKYTEDINDNVEFFGKIKPQLAAGQDTGRDLICVTDWLAARLIRFGWVQKLDASNLPHAYANLSQQFRTPDWDPGRAYSYPWTGISTVIAYNKKALDGVEVKSLSDMLDNPRLKGRIGFLSEMRDSMGMTLLDMGKDPAKFTDDDFDAAIARLQKAVDKGQIRRFTGNDYTSDLTKGDLAACVAWAGDVVQLKADSPDVDFVIPDSGYLTSTDNLLVPVKARHKTNAERLIDYYYEPRPAAQLAAYINYVCPVDGVKAELAKIDKSAANNPLIIPDAAMAAKSHSFRSLSTKEETSYEEKFAKLTGA is encoded by the coding sequence ATGGAGCAGTACGAGCCCGACCGCCTGTCCCCGGCCCGGCCGGCCGCCGTGCGGCGCAGCCTCGGCAACGGCAGGGCCTCCCTCACCCGCCGTTCGCTGTTGCGCGCCTCGACGGGCGGCGCGCTCGCCCTGGGCGGGCTCGGGACGCTGAGCGCCTGCGGCATCCCCGCGGCGAAGAACACCGCGGGCGTCTCGTCCGAGGACCACTCGGCCAAGGAGAAGCGGATCAGCTTCTCCAACTGGACCGAGTACATGGACGTCGACGACAGCGAGAAACGGCACCCCACGCTCGACGCGTTCACCGAACGCACCGGCATCAGCGTCAAGTACACCGAGGACATCAACGACAACGTCGAGTTCTTCGGGAAGATCAAACCGCAGCTCGCGGCGGGCCAGGACACCGGGCGCGACCTCATCTGCGTCACCGACTGGCTGGCCGCCCGCCTCATCCGCTTCGGCTGGGTGCAGAAGCTGGACGCCTCCAACCTGCCGCACGCGTACGCCAACCTCTCCCAGCAGTTCCGCACCCCCGACTGGGATCCGGGACGCGCGTACTCGTATCCCTGGACCGGTATCTCCACCGTCATCGCCTACAACAAGAAGGCGCTGGACGGCGTGGAGGTGAAGTCGCTGTCGGACATGCTCGACAACCCCAGGCTCAAGGGGCGCATCGGCTTCCTGTCGGAGATGCGCGACAGCATGGGCATGACCCTGCTCGACATGGGCAAGGACCCGGCGAAGTTCACGGACGACGACTTCGACGCGGCGATCGCCCGGCTCCAGAAGGCCGTCGACAAGGGCCAGATACGCCGCTTCACCGGCAACGACTACACGTCCGACCTCACCAAGGGCGACCTCGCGGCCTGTGTCGCCTGGGCCGGTGACGTCGTGCAGCTCAAGGCGGACAGCCCGGACGTCGACTTCGTCATCCCGGACAGCGGCTACCTGACGTCCACGGACAACCTGCTCGTCCCCGTCAAGGCACGGCACAAGACCAACGCCGAGCGGCTCATCGACTACTACTACGAGCCCCGTCCGGCCGCGCAGCTCGCCGCGTACATCAACTACGTCTGTCCCGTCGACGGCGTGAAGGCCGAGCTGGCGAAGATCGACAAGTCGGCGGCGAACAACCCGCTGATCATTCCCGACGCCGCCATGGCGGCCAAGTCCCACTCCTTCCGCTCCCTGAGCACGAAGGAAGAGACGTCGTACGAAGAGAAGTTCGCAAAGCTGACGGGGGCGTGA
- a CDS encoding ABC transporter permease yields MTTVTDAPPLAPAPAPKERPPRRRGRLTPYWLLLPGLLWLVVFFALPMVYQASTSVQTGSLEEGYKVTWHFATYWDAVADYWPQFLRSIAYAGTATILCLLLGYPLAYLIAFRAGRWRNLILILVIAPFFTSFLIRTLAWKTILADGGPVVGALNSLHVLDVTSWLGVTAGDRVLATPLAVVCGLTYNFLPFMILPLYTSLERIDGRLHEAAGDLYAKPFTTFRKVTFPLSMPGVVSGTLLTFIPASGDYVNADLLGSTDTRMVGNVIQTQFLRILDYPTAAALSFILMAGILAIVTLYIRKSGTEDLV; encoded by the coding sequence ATGACGACCGTCACCGACGCGCCACCCCTGGCGCCGGCCCCCGCACCGAAGGAGCGCCCGCCTCGCAGGAGAGGCCGCCTCACCCCGTACTGGCTGCTGCTCCCCGGCCTCCTGTGGCTGGTCGTCTTCTTCGCCCTGCCCATGGTCTACCAGGCCTCCACGTCCGTGCAGACGGGCTCCCTGGAGGAGGGCTACAAGGTCACCTGGCACTTCGCGACCTACTGGGACGCGGTGGCCGACTACTGGCCGCAGTTCCTGCGCTCCATCGCGTACGCCGGCACCGCCACGATCCTGTGCCTGCTGCTCGGTTACCCGCTCGCGTATCTGATCGCGTTCCGTGCGGGCCGCTGGCGCAACCTCATCCTGATTCTGGTGATCGCGCCGTTCTTCACCAGCTTCCTGATCCGTACGCTGGCCTGGAAGACGATCCTCGCGGACGGCGGCCCGGTCGTCGGCGCCCTCAACTCGCTGCACGTCCTGGACGTCACGAGCTGGCTCGGCGTCACGGCGGGGGACCGGGTGCTGGCGACCCCGCTCGCGGTGGTCTGCGGTCTCACGTACAACTTCCTGCCGTTCATGATCCTGCCGCTCTACACCTCCCTGGAGCGCATCGACGGGCGGCTGCACGAGGCGGCGGGCGACCTGTACGCGAAGCCCTTCACGACCTTCCGCAAGGTGACGTTCCCGCTGTCGATGCCCGGTGTCGTCTCCGGGACGCTGCTCACCTTCATTCCGGCGAGCGGCGACTACGTGAACGCCGACCTGCTCGGCTCCACGGACACCCGCATGGTCGGAAACGTCATCCAGACGCAGTTCCTGCGCATTCTCGACTATCCGACGGCCGCCGCCCTCTCCTTCATTCTCATGGCGGGAATCCTCGCCATCGTCACGCTCTACATCCGTAAGTCCGGGACGGAGGATCTGGTCTAG
- a CDS encoding NADAR family protein: MGKIDCRDTLVSAVRSGARVTYLHFWGHRPRADGRVGASCLSQWWPSPFTADGVEYRTAEHWMMAHKARLFGDAEAERHALDASSPALAKKAGRLVRGFDDAVWERERFAIVVEGSVRKFASDIRLGSFLMGTGDRVLVEASPVDRVWGIGLAADDERAFDPERWQGPNLLGFALMEARDRLRSSPPDGRPARA, from the coding sequence ATGGGGAAGATCGATTGTCGGGACACGCTGGTCAGCGCGGTCCGCTCGGGGGCGAGAGTCACGTACCTGCACTTCTGGGGCCATCGGCCGCGCGCGGACGGGCGGGTCGGGGCGAGCTGTCTGAGCCAGTGGTGGCCCTCTCCCTTCACGGCGGACGGGGTGGAGTACCGGACGGCCGAGCACTGGATGATGGCGCACAAGGCACGGCTGTTCGGTGACGCGGAGGCGGAGCGGCATGCGCTGGACGCGTCGAGCCCCGCGCTCGCGAAGAAGGCCGGGAGACTGGTGCGGGGGTTCGACGATGCCGTCTGGGAGCGGGAGCGCTTCGCGATCGTGGTCGAGGGCAGCGTGCGCAAGTTCGCCTCGGACATTCGGCTCGGATCGTTCCTGATGGGTACGGGCGATCGGGTACTGGTCGAGGCGAGCCCCGTGGATCGCGTGTGGGGGATCGGACTGGCCGCGGACGACGAGCGGGCCTTCGACCCCGAGCGGTGGCAGGGGCCGAACCTGCTGGGGTTCGCGCTGATGGAGGCGCGGGACCGGCTGCGGTCCTCCCCGCCTGACGGCCGGCCCGCCCGGGCCTGA
- a CDS encoding glycerophosphodiester phosphodiesterase, producing MRTVTAVAHRGDPYRVRENTVDSLRSALRQGADAVEIDVRLTRDGVPVLLHDVSLKRLWEHDRPLLSLSCDEVRGLTSDGVPTLEEALKETDDDRLMVDVPGPVDARAVRRIVGVIHDLGAEERVYYCAGARTMLAVRAADPAAEIALTWTSLAPPRPALLDAVRPRWLNYRFGLVDRDLVARVHRDGYLMSVWTPDTRRSMRRLLDAGVDSITTNRIDTLCALRRD from the coding sequence ATGCGTACCGTGACTGCCGTGGCCCATCGCGGCGACCCCTATCGCGTCCGTGAGAACACCGTCGACTCACTGCGTTCCGCGCTCCGCCAGGGCGCGGACGCGGTGGAGATCGATGTCCGGCTCACCCGCGACGGCGTGCCCGTGCTCCTGCACGACGTCTCGCTGAAGCGGCTGTGGGAGCACGACCGGCCGCTGCTGTCGCTCTCCTGCGACGAGGTGCGGGGCCTCACCTCGGACGGGGTACCCACCCTGGAGGAGGCCCTCAAGGAGACGGACGACGACCGGTTGATGGTCGACGTGCCGGGTCCGGTGGACGCGCGTGCCGTCCGCCGGATCGTCGGCGTCATCCATGACCTCGGCGCCGAGGAGCGCGTGTACTACTGCGCGGGCGCCCGCACCATGCTCGCGGTCCGTGCGGCCGACCCCGCCGCGGAGATCGCCCTCACCTGGACGAGCCTCGCGCCCCCGCGGCCCGCGCTGCTCGACGCGGTGCGCCCGCGCTGGCTCAACTACCGGTTCGGGCTGGTCGACCGGGACCTCGTCGCCCGCGTCCACCGGGACGGCTACCTGATGTCGGTGTGGACGCCCGACACCCGGCGGTCCATGCGGCGCCTCCTCGACGCGGGAGTCGACTCGATCACGACGAACCGCATCGACACCCTGTGCGCCCTGCGCAGGGACTGA
- a CDS encoding ABC transporter permease, with the protein MALLRWLKSRLVVIAGLLTLGYLLLPNIVVTVFSFNNPKGRFNYEWQQFSTDAWTDPCGVADLCGSLSLSLQIAGWATLGATVLGTMIAFALVRYRFRARGAVNSLIFLPMAMPEVVMAASLLTLFLNLGAQLGFWTILIAHIMFCLSFVVTAVKARVMSMDPRLEQAAQDLYAGPVQTFVRVTLPIAAPGIAAGALLAFALSFDDFIITNFNAGSTVTFPMFVWGSAQRGTPVQINVIGTAMFIVAVLFVLAGMVIGNRRNRQKA; encoded by the coding sequence ATGGCCCTCTTGCGCTGGTTGAAAAGCCGTCTCGTCGTCATCGCCGGTCTGCTGACGCTCGGTTATCTGCTGCTGCCGAACATCGTCGTCACGGTGTTCTCCTTCAACAATCCGAAGGGGCGCTTCAACTACGAATGGCAGCAGTTCTCCACGGACGCCTGGACCGATCCCTGCGGGGTCGCCGACCTGTGCGGCTCGCTCTCGCTGAGCCTGCAGATCGCCGGCTGGGCGACGCTGGGCGCCACCGTCCTCGGCACGATGATCGCCTTCGCGCTGGTCCGCTACCGCTTCCGCGCGCGCGGCGCCGTGAACTCGCTGATCTTCCTTCCGATGGCGATGCCCGAGGTCGTCATGGCGGCCTCGCTGCTCACGCTCTTCCTCAACCTGGGCGCGCAGCTGGGCTTCTGGACGATCCTGATCGCGCACATCATGTTCTGTCTGAGCTTCGTGGTCACCGCCGTCAAGGCGCGCGTGATGTCGATGGACCCGCGCCTGGAACAGGCGGCGCAGGACCTGTACGCGGGTCCCGTGCAGACCTTCGTCCGCGTCACCCTGCCCATCGCGGCTCCCGGAATCGCCGCGGGAGCGCTGCTCGCGTTCGCGCTCTCCTTCGACGACTTCATCATCACCAATTTCAACGCCGGTTCGACGGTCACGTTCCCCATGTTCGTCTGGGGCTCGGCGCAGCGCGGCACACCCGTTCAGATCAACGTCATCGGTACGGCCATGTTCATCGTCGCCGTACTGTTCGTGCTGGCCGGAATGGTCATCGGCAACCGCAGGAACCGCCAAAAGGCATAG
- a CDS encoding adenosine deaminase encodes MPARTAAYDDPRTTDQPITRAAAHRPGAVPGEEPLTDHLDPIASGTPRDLHAFIAGLPKAELHVHHVGSASPRIVSELAARHPDSKVPTDPEALADYFTFTDFAHFIDVYLSVVDLIRTPEDVRLLTYEVARDMARQQIRYAELTITPFSSTRRGIDEGAFMDAIEDARTAAEADFGTVLRWCFDIPGEAGLESAEETVRLATTDKIRPEGLVAFGLGGPEAGVPRPQFKPYFDRAIAAGLHSVPHAGETTGPETVWDALTDLRAERIGHGTSSARDPRLLAHLAEHRIPLEVCPTSNIATRAVRTLDEHPIKEFVRAGVVVTVNSDDPPMFGTDLNNEYAVAARLLDLDERGLAALARNAVEASFLDGPGKAALTAEIDTYTAGWLAP; translated from the coding sequence CTGCCCGCGCGGACGGCGGCCTACGATGATCCCCGAACCACCGATCAGCCGATCACCCGCGCCGCCGCACACCGGCCCGGCGCCGTTCCTGGGGAGGAACCCTTGACCGACCACCTCGACCCGATCGCCTCCGGCACCCCGCGTGACCTGCACGCCTTCATAGCCGGACTGCCCAAGGCCGAACTCCACGTGCACCACGTCGGCTCAGCCTCCCCCCGGATCGTCTCCGAGCTGGCCGCCCGCCACCCCGACTCCAAGGTGCCGACGGACCCCGAGGCGCTGGCCGACTACTTCACGTTCACGGACTTCGCCCACTTCATCGACGTGTACCTGTCCGTCGTCGACCTCATCCGCACCCCCGAGGACGTACGCCTCCTGACGTACGAGGTCGCCCGCGACATGGCCCGGCAGCAGATCCGCTACGCCGAGCTGACGATCACGCCGTTCTCGTCGACCCGGCGCGGCATCGACGAGGGCGCCTTCATGGACGCGATCGAGGACGCCCGCACGGCCGCCGAGGCCGACTTCGGGACCGTCCTGCGGTGGTGCTTCGACATCCCCGGTGAAGCGGGACTGGAATCCGCCGAGGAGACCGTCCGGCTCGCCACCACCGACAAGATCCGCCCCGAGGGCCTGGTCGCGTTCGGGCTCGGCGGGCCCGAGGCCGGCGTGCCCCGGCCGCAGTTCAAGCCGTACTTCGACCGTGCGATCGCGGCCGGCCTGCACTCCGTGCCGCACGCGGGCGAGACGACAGGGCCGGAGACCGTCTGGGACGCGCTGACGGACCTGCGTGCCGAGCGCATCGGTCACGGTACGAGCTCCGCCCGGGACCCCAGGCTGCTCGCGCACCTCGCCGAGCACCGGATTCCTCTGGAGGTCTGCCCCACCTCCAACATCGCCACCCGCGCGGTCCGCACCCTCGACGAGCACCCCATCAAGGAGTTCGTGCGGGCCGGCGTCGTCGTCACCGTCAACTCCGACGACCCGCCGATGTTCGGCACGGACCTCAACAACGAGTACGCGGTGGCCGCCCGCCTCCTCGACCTCGACGAGCGGGGTCTCGCGGCGCTCGCCAGGAACGCCGTCGAGGCCTCCTTCCTGGACGGCCCCGGCAAGGCGGCCCTCACCGCGGAGATCGACACGTACACCGCTGGCTGGCTCGCACCCTGA